From Suncus etruscus isolate mSunEtr1 chromosome 6, mSunEtr1.pri.cur, whole genome shotgun sequence, one genomic window encodes:
- the RPL22 gene encoding 60S ribosomal protein L22, with the protein MAPVKKLVAKGGKKKKQVLKFTLDCTHPVEDGIMDAANFEQFLQERIKVNGKAGNLGGGAVTIERSKSKITVTSEVPFSKRYLKYLTKKYLKKNNLRDWLRVVANSKESYELRYFQINQDEEEEEDED; encoded by the exons ATGGCGCCCGTG AAAAAACTTGTGGCGAAGGGGggcaaaaaaaagaagcaagttcTTAAGTTCACCCTTGATTGTACTCACCCTGTGGAAGATGGGATCATGGATGCTGCGAATTTC GAGCAGTTTCTTCAGGAGCGAATCAAGGTGAACGGCAAAGCTGGCAACCTGGGTGGTGGCGCTGTGACCATCGAACGGAGCAAGAGCAAAATCACCGTCACGTCCGAGGTGCCTTTTTCCAAAAG GTATTTGAAATATCTCACCAAAAAGTACCTGAAGAAGAATAACCTGCGTGATTGGCTGCGCGTGGTGGCCAACAGCAAGGAGAGCTACGAGCTGCGCTACTTCCAGATCAAccaggacgaggaggaggaggaggacgaggactgA